One Terriglobia bacterium genomic window, TGGTCGCCGGCCCCAAGATGACCATATCTTTCACGACCAGCGGCGCGACGTTATATTGATAGCCTTTTTGCCACTTGGTCATTTCTTTGTCCCAGATCACGCGGCCGCTTTTCGCATCAATGGCCAACAGATGGCAATCGATGGTCGCCCAGAACAGCGTATCTCCGGCGATCGCCATGCCTTTGTTTACTTCGTAGGCGTTGTAGTACGCCTTGGGATCCAGCGAGTGCGGGAGCTTCCAGAACTCGCGTCCCGTCACGGCATCGAGCGCCACTGCTTCGAGGGCGGTGCCGGTGTACATGATACCGTCGACGACGAGCGGCGTGTTCTCCATCTTCGACTGGTTCTTTTCATTTTTCTGGTAGATGGGATGGTAGACCCACTTCATCTGCAGATTTTTGACGTTGTTTTTGTCGATCTGGTCGAGTGTGCTGTAACGGTGGCTGGCATAGCCACCTGAGTACGTAAGCCAGTTCTGCGGCTCTTTATCGGCGTGAAGGAGACGGTCGTAAGTCACCTGCGCGAGCAGAGAGCCGCCCAAAAAAACGAGTGCCAGGAAAATGAAGCGCGATGCGGTACGAGGGTTCATTGGTATTTGCTAATCCGGAAGTCCGAAGACGTAGAGGCATCCCTGGCCGGTACCGACGATATATTGCTTTCCGTCAACGGCGTAGCTGATGGGGCCGCTCGCATTGGGCCCGCCGAGGTTTGCATGCCACAGAAGCTCGCCAGTGCGGGCGTTTAGAGCGAAGAAATTTCCTTCCATTCCGCCGCCAAAGACCAGGTCACCGGCAGTGGAAAGTACGCCATTTTCGGTGTAGCTCACCATTTTGAAGTCCCATTCCTTGTCGCCGGTCTTCGGGTCGATGGCGCGGATGGCCCCGTATCCTTCATCTTCGGTCTTGTAGTTGGTCAGAGCTCTGTTGGGACGGCGCTGCCGTACGACGCCGGCGGGAAGACGACCGCCTCGGGTATCCATTCCCGTCCCGGTGTAACGTTGGCCTTCTGCCCAGGTGCCCGGGTCGCCTTTCGGCGATCTGCCGCCGGAGTTTTCCCAAGCTGGAATATAGAAGAGCTTGGTGATGGGGCTGTAGGACGGCGGATACCAGTTAGTTCCACCCTGGTTGCCCGGCTCGATGACAAGTCCCCCCATTGGTTTCGGCCAGCGCGCTGGGTCCTTGATCGGCCTGCCAACTTTGTCGAAGCCCAGGTTCCAATTCTGCTTGACGAAATTCTTGCCCAGCAGAAATTCTCCTGTAGTGCGATCGAGCACGTAGAAAAAGCCGTTGCGGTTGGCCCAGAGCATTACCTTGCGCGGCTGGCCTTTCCAATCCATGTTGACGAGTACCGGCACCTGTGTCGAATCCCAATCGTATTCGTCGCCGGGCGTGAACTGGTAGTGCCATTTGAGCTTTCCAGTGTCGGCATCGAGGGCGATGACGGAAGCGGAATAGAGATTATCGCCGGGCGTGCGCGGATCGCCGTTCCAGCCGGGATTCGGGTTGCCGGTGCCCCAGAAAGTCAGGTTCGTTTCCGGGTCGTATGCTCCACCGTTCCAAATAGGACTGCCGCCATGCTTCCAGGATTCGCCCGTCCAGGTTTTGGCCTCCGGCTGGTCGGCCGACGTGGGGGCTGTCCAGAACCGCCAGAGTTCTTTGCCGGTTTTGACGTCATAAGCCGACACCCAGCAATTGGCGCCCGCTTCATTGGTTGCCGGTCCCAGGATCACCATATCTTTCACAATGAGCGGCGCTACGTTGTACTGATAGCCTTTTCTCCAATCGGCCATGAGTTTGTCCCAGATCACGTGTCCGGTCTTCGTATCGATGGCCAGAAGATGGCAATCGATCGTGGCCCAGAACAGCGTATCGCCGCTGATGGCCATGCCCTTGTTGACCTCATAAGCGTTGTAGTAGGCTTTGGGGTCGAGAGGGTGCGGCAGCTTCCAGAACTCGCGTCCCGTGACGGCGTCGAGTGCAACCGCCTCGAGGGCCGTGCCGGTGTACATAATGCCATTCACGACGATAGGCGTGTTTTCCATTTTGGACTGGTTATTGCCCGTTTTGACGTAGATGGGGTGGTACACCCATTTCA contains:
- a CDS encoding PQQ-binding-like beta-propeller repeat protein, which gives rise to MNPRTASRFIFLALVFLGGSLLAQVTYDRLLHADKEPQNWLTYSGGYASHRYSTLDQIDKNNVKNLQMKWVYHPIYQKNEKNQSKMENTPLVVDGIMYTGTALEAVALDAVTGREFWKLPHSLDPKAYYNAYEVNKGMAIAGDTLFWATIDCHLLAIDAKSGRVIWDKEMTKWQKGYQYNVAPLVVKDMVILGPAT
- a CDS encoding PQQ-dependent dehydrogenase, methanol/ethanol family; the encoded protein is MKTRLLLSTLLAAGLLPAQVTFDRLLHADQEPQNWLTYSGGYNGNRFSPLSQINSKNVKDLQMKWVYHPIYVKTGNNQSKMENTPIVVNGIMYTGTALEAVALDAVTGREFWKLPHPLDPKAYYNAYEVNKGMAISGDTLFWATIDCHLLAIDTKTGHVIWDKLMADWRKGYQYNVAPLIVKDMVILGPATNEAGANCWVSAYDVKTGKELWRFWTAPTSADQPEAKTWTGESWKHGGSPIWNGGAYDPETNLTFWGTGNPNPGWNGDPRTPGDNLYSASVIALDADTGKLKWHYQFTPGDEYDWDSTQVPVLVNMDWKGQPRKVMLWANRNGFFYVLDRTTGEFLLGKNFVKQNWNLGFDKVGRPIKDPARWPKPMGGLVIEPGNQGGTNWYPPSYSPITKLFYIPAWENSGGRSPKGDPGTWAEGQRYTGTGMDTRGGRLPAGVVRQRRPNRALTNYKTEDEGYGAIRAIDPKTGDKEWDFKMVSYTENGVLSTAGDLVFGGGMEGNFFALNARTGELLWHANLGGPNASGPISYAVDGKQYIVGTGQGCLYVFGLPD